DNA from Pajaroellobacter abortibovis:
AGGTGCGTCTTATCAGACACAGAAAGGAGAGCAGTATACACTTTAGACATGCTTCTGTTCCCCCTAGCGCGATGCGCTCTGACGGTCAATCAACACTTTCATATTCCGAAAGAATTTATACAATTCCCCATTTGTGCGACAATTTTGGTGCCTTACGGGGAGAATTGACATACGCAGTTTTCTGTCAGAGAACCTACTGCTGAATATCCTATTCCTCTACACTCATCCAATGAAAAAGAGCATCGCACAATAAACAGAACATGTTGAAATGTCTCTTTTCACTTTCAAAGACTTTAAGAACTATCTAAACTCAAGCCTCTGTCTTCTTCTTTTGTCTCGTCCTCCTTCCGCACAAGCAAATTTTGGCTAGAACGTCCTTTTGTAAGCGAAGATTTGACCTTCATGGAATGAAAGTCATATTTCTTTCAAATAGGCTTTCATCCATATCCTCTCGGAGCTGCAGCATGTCCTCCCAATTTAGCCAAACCCTTCACCTCTACTTGGCGTATCCACTCGTGGGTTAAGCTCATGATAACCCCCACCTCTTCAAGAGGTAATCCCTCCCCTATCAGCTACGTCAAGAGCACATGTCCCCTCCATTTCCCAAG
Protein-coding regions in this window:
- a CDS encoding sigma factor-like helix-turn-helix DNA-binding protein codes for the protein MIGEGLPLEEVGVIMSLTHEWIRQVEVKGLAKLGGHAAAPRGYG